From a region of the Hydrogenobacter sp. genome:
- a CDS encoding DUF1049 domain-containing protein, translating into MSFIKVLFVIILTVIFLIFVAQHAYYVDLNFFGMTYKVPLFVIILLSFSAGFLFPTLYFLVKDIKQSGFTKGIINGIYQLARGYPQKAQGELLGAAKRSEAVAWLVVKSLTKRGELQKVESLRLKADTGLVDSSIGSRLLKSGEYEKAKGYFLSALSKDDANLSASKGLRDISFLEKELEVCIKYQEGILKLCEKWEKETQRKILSEILTYASEYLPEKRKDLLEKALDIHRSFYVQALWIKYLLEKGDVKEAKKQIEKAFSTNTHNETFAILSQNEEHLTKIMDIIKEKEDSIDPDVLARIYIKLHLFTQLRPLLERVSKPVKLMALVSESHKDTDKMCGEVVEELFKPWICSCGEGYNNYQPLCERCLTWGKIALRGIKDATGHK; encoded by the coding sequence ATGAGCTTTATTAAAGTGCTTTTTGTAATTATACTTACCGTAATTTTTCTCATTTTCGTAGCTCAACACGCCTATTACGTTGACCTCAATTTCTTCGGTATGACGTACAAAGTCCCTTTGTTTGTCATCATCTTGCTATCCTTTAGCGCAGGTTTCTTATTTCCCACCCTCTATTTCCTCGTTAAGGACATAAAACAGAGCGGATTCACAAAAGGTATAATAAACGGTATATACCAATTGGCTCGTGGTTATCCGCAGAAAGCCCAAGGGGAACTTCTGGGAGCTGCAAAAAGGAGCGAAGCTGTAGCGTGGCTTGTTGTGAAATCCCTTACAAAAAGGGGAGAGCTTCAGAAAGTGGAAAGTTTAAGACTTAAAGCTGACACGGGTTTAGTGGACAGTTCTATAGGTTCAAGACTGCTCAAAAGCGGAGAGTACGAAAAAGCAAAAGGGTACTTTCTTTCAGCCCTTTCAAAGGATGATGCCAACCTCTCAGCTTCAAAAGGTCTAAGGGATATAAGTTTTTTGGAGAAGGAGCTGGAGGTGTGTATAAAGTATCAGGAAGGCATCCTCAAGTTGTGCGAAAAGTGGGAAAAAGAAACTCAAAGAAAAATATTATCCGAGATACTTACTTATGCTTCGGAGTATCTTCCTGAGAAGAGAAAGGATCTTTTAGAAAAGGCACTTGACATTCACAGGTCTTTTTACGTACAAGCTCTCTGGATCAAGTATCTCCTTGAAAAAGGAGATGTAAAAGAAGCAAAAAAGCAAATAGAAAAAGCCTTCAGCACAAATACGCATAATGAGACATTCGCTATCCTTTCTCAGAACGAAGAGCATCTTACCAAAATTATGGATATCATAAAGGAAAAGGAGGATAGCATAGATCCGGATGTGCTTGCAAGAATATATATAAAACTGCACCTCTTTACCCAGCTGAGACCTTTACTTGAGAGGGTATCAAAACCCGTAAAACTTATGGCTCTCGTTTCTGAGTCCCACAAAGATACTGATAAGATGTGTGGCGAAGTCGTTGAAGAACTTTTCAAACCCTGGATATGTTCCTGCGGTGAGGGTTATAATAATTATCAGCCCTTGTGTGAGAGATGTCTCACATGGGGAAAAATAGCATTAAGGGGGATAAAAGATGCTACTGGACATAAGTAA
- the rsfS gene encoding ribosome silencing factor: MTDKLKLIKGLLEDKKGEDVVVLDVSNFTNIADYFIIATANSSVHAKALADYLTQELKKHGIEPDHIEGLENANWILIDYLDTIVHIFQKEWREYYDLEWLYGAARRVEV, from the coding sequence ATGACGGATAAATTAAAGCTTATAAAAGGGCTTCTTGAAGACAAAAAAGGTGAAGACGTAGTAGTGCTTGATGTTTCTAACTTCACTAACATAGCAGATTACTTTATTATAGCTACCGCAAACTCCTCAGTTCACGCAAAGGCTCTCGCTGACTATCTTACACAAGAGTTAAAAAAGCACGGTATAGAACCCGATCACATAGAGGGTTTGGAAAATGCCAACTGGATACTGATAGATTATCTTGACACTATAGTGCATATATTTCAGAAGGAGTGGAGGGAGTATTACGATCTGGAGTGGCTCTATGGAGCTGCAAGGAGGGTTGAGGTATGA
- the bamD gene encoding outer membrane protein assembly factor BamD: protein MKKITFMVLLALLFGCAKMTEEKRAKFATEYYQEGMIAYANRNYSKAVERLKEALKYLENLTPEQIKEAKYAIAESYYMNKDYINAVVYLEDFLFYYPDIPESERAYFMLVDSYMKVAPDPYRDQTYTLKAIDKAKDFLSKFPQSPYADRVRAIMDDAQKKLARHEYLIGRFYEDFGYYYSASLRYRDLLINYPEQVSDVEVSFRYIKSLLLVRLQAKKEEEKYRGWIDEAKKHLKDAKTEDDKRAIQKRIDFLEGQIQRWKKMAQESYEEGLKNMERYKSIYGENSYYKELEKYAKR, encoded by the coding sequence ATGAAGAAGATTACATTTATGGTTCTTCTTGCACTTTTGTTTGGCTGTGCCAAGATGACTGAGGAAAAGAGAGCAAAGTTCGCAACTGAGTATTATCAGGAAGGAATGATCGCTTACGCTAACAGAAACTACTCAAAAGCTGTGGAGAGGCTCAAAGAAGCTCTTAAGTATCTTGAAAACCTTACACCTGAGCAGATAAAGGAAGCTAAATATGCCATAGCTGAAAGCTATTACATGAATAAAGATTATATAAATGCGGTAGTTTACCTTGAAGACTTTCTCTTTTATTATCCAGACATACCAGAATCGGAGAGGGCTTACTTTATGCTTGTAGACAGCTATATGAAAGTAGCACCTGATCCATACAGAGATCAAACCTACACCTTGAAAGCTATAGACAAAGCTAAGGATTTCTTGAGTAAGTTTCCGCAAAGTCCTTATGCAGATAGAGTTAGAGCTATTATGGACGATGCCCAAAAGAAACTTGCGAGGCACGAATATCTAATAGGTAGGTTTTACGAAGATTTTGGTTACTATTATTCCGCATCGCTAAGGTATAGAGACCTGCTTATCAACTATCCCGAACAGGTTTCCGATGTGGAGGTCTCTTTCAGATATATAAAGTCACTCCTGCTTGTGAGACTTCAAGCTAAGAAAGAAGAGGAAAAGTACAGAGGCTGGATAGATGAAGCTAAAAAACATCTCAAAGATGCAAAGACGGAGGATGACAAGAGAGCGATCCAGAAAAGAATTGATTTCCTTGAGGGACAAATACAAAGGTGGAAAAAGATGGCTCAGGAAAGTTATGAAGAGGGACTCAAAAACATGGAAAGGTATAAAAGTATATACGGGGAAAACAGTTACTACAAGGAGCTTGAAAAGTACGCAAAGAGATGA
- a CDS encoding Rne/Rng family ribonuclease: MAKSLIVLSDQEEFFSFLIDGGEICKIKVEKKGLVRIVDSIFKGKVKKLVKGMDGVFVDIGLEREAYLPLKHNCKKDGEEIKPVRVGEEIIVQVVREPIGEKGAKLTKRIKLVGKYLIYVPNANDVRFSSRLSKEDRERLKGIALEVLPKYGFSCGVIFRTHASKASEKEIVKDIDSLKKLWLKILKKSSVQKKPGILLEEYPSYVKIIKDHWYELEEIVADSPYVWNDIVSFLEEFEPPLVKKTVYVKDAGVYVNRYRIHDTFRKMLSRQVWLRGGGYIVIEETEAMTVIDVNSGEPCGESHEENALSTNLEAAKEIAKQIMLRDIGGIIVIDFIDMKKQENRDLVIKTLQDSFGDEACNIQIYGFTRLGLLEMARKKSGESVSSLLTESCPLCRGKGKVKSKSLLAFELEKDLKREPHGIIDLHINPQSADTAKGVVKMHGLKYVNVIEDKSVDYNDYEIHYRT, from the coding sequence ATGGCAAAGAGCTTGATAGTGCTTTCGGATCAGGAGGAATTTTTCTCTTTCCTGATAGATGGAGGGGAAATATGCAAGATCAAGGTTGAAAAAAAGGGTCTTGTCAGGATAGTGGATAGCATATTTAAAGGCAAAGTGAAGAAGTTGGTAAAGGGTATGGACGGTGTATTTGTTGACATAGGGCTTGAAAGGGAAGCTTACCTCCCTTTGAAACACAACTGTAAAAAAGATGGGGAGGAGATAAAGCCTGTCAGAGTAGGAGAAGAAATCATCGTACAGGTTGTAAGGGAGCCTATAGGGGAAAAGGGAGCTAAACTTACAAAAAGGATAAAACTTGTCGGTAAGTATCTCATATACGTACCAAATGCCAACGATGTGAGATTTTCTTCAAGACTGAGCAAAGAGGATAGAGAAAGACTCAAAGGCATAGCCCTTGAGGTTCTTCCCAAGTACGGTTTTAGCTGTGGGGTAATATTTAGAACTCACGCTTCAAAAGCAAGCGAAAAGGAAATAGTAAAGGACATAGATAGCCTTAAAAAGCTGTGGCTGAAGATCCTCAAAAAATCCTCAGTTCAAAAAAAACCCGGTATACTCCTTGAAGAGTACCCTTCTTACGTAAAGATAATAAAGGATCACTGGTACGAACTTGAGGAAATCGTTGCAGATAGTCCTTACGTATGGAACGATATAGTGTCCTTTCTTGAGGAATTTGAACCTCCTTTGGTGAAAAAAACTGTGTACGTTAAGGATGCGGGCGTATACGTAAACAGATACAGGATACATGACACTTTCAGAAAGATGCTCAGCAGACAAGTTTGGCTCAGAGGAGGTGGGTACATAGTTATAGAGGAAACGGAAGCCATGACTGTTATTGATGTGAACAGCGGAGAGCCTTGCGGAGAATCTCATGAGGAGAATGCGCTAAGTACGAATCTGGAAGCCGCAAAGGAGATAGCTAAACAGATAATGCTGAGGGATATAGGTGGTATAATTGTTATAGACTTTATTGATATGAAGAAACAGGAAAACAGGGATCTGGTGATTAAGACCTTACAAGACTCTTTTGGGGATGAAGCGTGTAACATACAGATTTATGGTTTTACGAGGCTGGGACTTTTGGAAATGGCGAGGAAAAAAAGCGGTGAGAGTGTATCCTCTTTGTTAACTGAGAGCTGTCCGCTGTGCAGAGGGAAAGGGAAAGTAAAGAGTAAGAGCCTGTTAGCTTTTGAACTTGAAAAAGATCTCAAGAGAGAGCCACACGGCATTATAGATCTGCATATAAACCCACAAAGTGCGGACACAGCAAAGGGCGTTGTAAAAATGCACGGACTTAAGTATGTGAACGTTATAGAAGATAAAAGCGTGGATTACAATGACTACGAAATACATTACAGGACTTGA
- a CDS encoding glycine--tRNA ligase subunit alpha — MYFQDIIMNLQKFWADMGCALWQPYDIETGAGTMNPATFLKVLGPKGWNVAYVEPSRRPKDGRYGENPNRLQHYFQFQVILKPAPEDPQGIYLESLKVLGIDPSQHDIRFVEDDWESPTLGAWGLGWEVWLDGMEITQFTYFQQAGGFDLEEISVEITYGLERIAMYLQDVDSVFDVKWNEWLTYGDVFKRSEYEWSLYNFERSDPDMLFELYELYEREVKRLLSEELVLPAYDYLLKCSHTFNLLDARGVISVQERARYIRRMNSLAKEVARLYLERYAKI; from the coding sequence ATGTACTTCCAAGACATAATCATGAACCTCCAAAAATTCTGGGCTGATATGGGTTGTGCGCTATGGCAACCTTACGACATAGAAACCGGTGCAGGAACTATGAATCCTGCCACTTTTCTGAAGGTACTTGGACCTAAGGGGTGGAACGTGGCTTATGTTGAGCCTTCAAGGAGACCAAAAGATGGCAGGTATGGTGAGAATCCAAACAGACTCCAACACTACTTTCAGTTTCAGGTGATCCTAAAACCTGCTCCAGAGGATCCGCAAGGAATATACTTGGAAAGCCTTAAAGTTCTGGGTATAGATCCTTCCCAGCACGATATAAGGTTCGTAGAGGATGACTGGGAATCTCCTACTTTGGGAGCTTGGGGGCTTGGTTGGGAGGTCTGGCTTGACGGTATGGAAATCACACAATTTACATACTTTCAGCAAGCGGGCGGTTTTGATCTTGAAGAGATTTCAGTGGAGATCACGTATGGACTTGAGAGGATCGCCATGTACCTTCAGGATGTGGATAGCGTATTTGACGTAAAGTGGAACGAGTGGTTAACCTACGGTGATGTTTTCAAAAGATCAGAGTACGAGTGGAGTCTATACAACTTTGAAAGGTCAGATCCGGACATGCTTTTTGAACTTTACGAGTTATACGAAAGGGAGGTAAAGAGGCTTCTTTCTGAAGAACTTGTCCTTCCTGCTTACGACTATCTTCTTAAGTGTTCTCATACCTTTAACCTCCTTGACGCGAGAGGAGTGATATCCGTTCAGGAGAGAGCAAGGTACATAAGAAGGATGAACTCCCTTGCCAAAGAGGTTGCCAGGCTCTATCTTGAAAGATACGCTAAAATTTGA
- the kdsA gene encoding 3-deoxy-8-phosphooctulonate synthase, which yields MIIIAGPCVIESEKVVFEVAKELKRLSELYPEFTFVFKSSFDKANRSSVNSYRGPGLEEGLKVLSKVKEEFGLRITTDVHETWQVEPVSQVVDIIQIPAFLSRQTDLLISSAKTGKPVNVKKGQFLAPWDVKNVVDKLKHAGASQYYITERGTSFGYNNLVVDFRSLVIMSSFAKVIFDATHSVQLPGGAGDRSSGQREFVLPLIRAAVAVGCEGIFMETHPDPDSALSDGPNMLPLASLEAVLDTIQRIRNALSSYSTG from the coding sequence ATGATCATCATTGCGGGTCCTTGCGTTATAGAGAGTGAGAAGGTTGTCTTTGAAGTTGCGAAAGAACTCAAAAGACTTTCTGAGCTTTATCCTGAGTTTACATTCGTTTTTAAGTCCTCCTTTGATAAGGCAAACAGGTCTTCTGTGAATTCTTACAGAGGTCCCGGGCTTGAGGAAGGCTTAAAGGTGCTTAGCAAAGTAAAGGAAGAGTTTGGTCTTAGGATAACTACGGATGTACATGAAACATGGCAGGTAGAACCTGTATCCCAAGTTGTGGATATCATACAGATACCTGCCTTTTTGAGCAGGCAAACGGATCTCTTGATTAGCTCCGCAAAAACAGGAAAACCTGTAAACGTAAAGAAGGGTCAGTTTTTGGCTCCTTGGGATGTCAAAAACGTAGTGGACAAGCTCAAGCATGCAGGAGCCTCCCAATACTACATAACGGAGAGAGGAACATCCTTTGGGTATAACAATCTGGTGGTGGACTTTAGAAGTCTCGTCATTATGTCAAGCTTTGCAAAGGTCATCTTTGATGCAACACACAGCGTTCAGCTTCCAGGTGGTGCAGGTGACAGATCTTCAGGTCAGAGGGAATTCGTCTTACCTCTGATCCGTGCAGCTGTTGCTGTAGGATGTGAAGGTATCTTTATGGAAACCCATCCCGATCCTGATAGCGCACTATCCGATGGTCCCAACATGCTCCCTTTGGCATCTTTGGAAGCTGTTCTTGACACCATTCAGCGCATACGCAACGCTTTGTCTTCATATTCAACGGGATAA
- the purF gene encoding amidophosphoribosyltransferase, giving the protein MCGIFGIFNAEHAGKYAFYGIYALQHRGQESVGIATSDREGMYLVKKPGLVLEAITAKDMEALKGDTAIAHVRYSTSGDSGGSNAQPLLKETSLGQTALVHNGNLVNYHTLKTSLQERGVSFYHTSDSELFLTLLDVGEYVPQHIKLHPEDERILPKIFFALSKVKGAYSVIYMFRDRLVVARDPYGFRPLLIGRLKNSILFASESCAFDILGAETWREVKCGEVIVVDKKGIRSYQLFRQDKKAMCIFEFVYFSKPEVFLFGDWVYRVRKAMGMALAREDDIDGDVVVPVPDSGVVPAIGYSQEKGIPLELGIIRNHYVGRSFIEPTQELRDIKVLMKLNPNRAVLEGKRVIVIDDSLVRGTTSRKIVSMLKRAGAKEIHLRIASPPVIGPCYYGIDTPTKEELIANRFSPEEIRQFIGADSLKYLSLEGLKSCVKKSEDFCDACFSGVYPVEYEDKALRMR; this is encoded by the coding sequence ATGTGCGGTATATTTGGGATATTTAATGCGGAGCATGCGGGAAAGTACGCCTTCTACGGTATATACGCCTTGCAACACAGAGGTCAGGAGAGTGTGGGTATAGCTACTTCCGACCGCGAGGGTATGTATCTTGTGAAAAAACCGGGTCTTGTTCTGGAAGCTATCACCGCCAAAGACATGGAAGCTTTAAAGGGAGATACAGCGATAGCCCATGTGAGGTATTCTACGTCTGGAGACAGCGGAGGATCCAACGCACAACCCCTCCTTAAGGAAACTTCCCTCGGTCAGACAGCGCTTGTGCATAACGGCAATCTCGTCAATTACCATACTTTAAAGACATCCCTCCAGGAACGTGGTGTTAGCTTTTATCATACGTCCGATAGCGAGCTTTTCCTTACTCTCCTTGATGTTGGGGAGTATGTACCTCAACACATAAAGTTGCATCCAGAAGATGAACGTATATTGCCCAAGATTTTTTTCGCTTTAAGTAAGGTCAAAGGTGCGTACAGTGTTATATATATGTTCAGAGATAGGCTCGTAGTAGCTCGTGACCCTTACGGTTTTAGACCGCTACTTATCGGCAGGCTCAAGAACTCCATACTTTTTGCTTCAGAAAGTTGCGCCTTTGATATCTTGGGAGCAGAAACGTGGAGGGAAGTAAAATGTGGTGAGGTAATAGTGGTTGACAAAAAAGGCATCCGAAGCTACCAACTCTTCAGGCAGGATAAAAAAGCCATGTGTATATTTGAGTTCGTTTATTTTTCCAAGCCGGAGGTCTTCCTTTTTGGAGATTGGGTCTATAGGGTGAGAAAGGCTATGGGGATGGCATTGGCAAGGGAGGATGACATAGACGGAGATGTGGTTGTACCGGTGCCTGATTCTGGTGTGGTACCTGCTATAGGTTACTCACAGGAGAAGGGTATACCCCTTGAGCTTGGCATCATAAGAAACCATTATGTCGGGAGGAGTTTCATAGAACCTACACAGGAGCTGAGAGACATAAAAGTTCTCATGAAACTCAATCCCAATAGGGCTGTCCTTGAAGGCAAGAGGGTTATAGTCATAGATGACTCTCTGGTGAGAGGCACCACATCAAGAAAGATAGTTAGCATGCTAAAGCGTGCAGGTGCAAAAGAGATACATCTCAGAATTGCATCACCTCCCGTTATAGGTCCATGTTATTACGGTATTGATACCCCCACAAAGGAAGAGCTTATAGCAAACAGGTTTAGCCCTGAGGAGATAAGGCAGTTCATAGGTGCAGACTCTCTGAAATACCTCTCCTTAGAGGGTTTAAAGAGCTGTGTTAAAAAGTCCGAAGATTTTTGCGATGCTTGTTTTAGCGGTGTTTATCCCGTTGAATATGAAGACAAAGCGTTGCGTATGCGCTGA
- a CDS encoding Maf family protein encodes MKLLILASESKRRVDILRMLGFKFLVIPSGVKEDEHANSPLLTARSLAFKKSFTVWKEYKYATVIGADTLVVLSGKVLGKPKDAQEAKRMLSLLSGRWHKVITAVCVISQGKRILFHDVSFVKFRCIGRDEIEKYVLEGEPMDKAGAYAVQGFGATFVEKIVGDFYTVMGLPASKTYKVLRDVLG; translated from the coding sequence GTGAAGCTCCTCATACTTGCTTCCGAGTCCAAAAGGCGGGTTGACATACTGCGCATGTTGGGTTTTAAGTTTCTGGTTATACCTTCGGGTGTCAAAGAAGATGAGCATGCTAACTCTCCGCTTCTGACAGCAAGAAGCTTAGCCTTTAAAAAGAGCTTTACTGTATGGAAAGAGTACAAGTACGCTACCGTTATAGGTGCTGATACCTTAGTGGTGCTAAGCGGTAAAGTGCTTGGAAAACCGAAAGATGCACAAGAAGCAAAAAGGATGCTCAGCTTACTTTCGGGCAGATGGCACAAAGTGATCACCGCTGTATGTGTGATATCTCAAGGTAAGAGGATACTCTTTCACGATGTGTCCTTTGTAAAGTTTAGGTGTATAGGGAGGGACGAGATAGAAAAGTACGTTCTGGAAGGAGAACCTATGGATAAGGCAGGAGCTTATGCTGTACAGGGTTTTGGCGCTACCTTCGTGGAAAAGATAGTTGGGGATTTTTACACAGTCATGGGTCTGCCAGCGAGTAAAACTTACAAGGTGCTTAGGGATGTTCTGGGTTAG
- a CDS encoding glycosyltransferase family 39 protein, which produces MRQIFFAIILSLYFFVFGNWILGFTSLDEGRNASAILNMIRSGDLLVPYYNCEPRFEKPPMLYWIALLFSELFGLNEFSTRLVSGLSALGVATLTYLIAKRQVDEDTARKSFLVLLTLPHMWVESRALVPEMLNTFFMMVALYFLLSGRILVGWLFMSLSFLTKGPVGVLLILLVYMLWRRDLRVLSLRGILIFSVLGGSWYFYMLYKFGYYYFFRFFIYENVMRYTGERLTHPSPFYYYIVIVLITTIFYLPKYPDVIKGFKKELFPYLVWFLSVVLFFSFAKNKLHHYILFAYPPLSVILARNISEKYLKKVLFFSVSALFILLALTSLYQKMRFTPKAYPFINSYGNKVYFYKSEDSSLVFYSQRCIPTLKDPRNLSGSLLVTKEKYAGALPQCKILLRGIEFDGYYVLLNCH; this is translated from the coding sequence GTGAGACAGATATTTTTTGCCATCATTCTTTCCCTTTACTTTTTTGTGTTTGGAAACTGGATACTCGGCTTTACATCTCTTGATGAAGGCAGAAACGCATCTGCCATCTTGAACATGATAAGGAGTGGGGATCTCCTCGTGCCTTACTATAACTGTGAACCCAGATTTGAGAAACCGCCTATGCTTTATTGGATAGCGCTTCTTTTTTCTGAACTTTTCGGTCTGAATGAGTTTTCCACAAGGCTCGTTTCTGGACTTTCAGCCTTGGGAGTTGCTACCCTCACTTACCTCATCGCAAAAAGGCAGGTTGACGAAGATACCGCAAGAAAGAGCTTTTTGGTACTCCTCACACTGCCTCACATGTGGGTAGAATCCAGAGCCTTGGTACCTGAGATGCTAAACACCTTCTTTATGATGGTGGCTCTGTACTTCCTTCTATCCGGGAGAATACTCGTAGGTTGGTTATTTATGTCCCTGAGCTTTTTGACAAAGGGTCCCGTAGGTGTACTTTTGATTCTATTGGTTTACATGCTCTGGAGGAGAGACTTAAGGGTCCTTTCCTTAAGGGGAATACTCATCTTTTCAGTACTTGGTGGAAGCTGGTACTTTTATATGCTTTATAAATTCGGGTATTACTATTTTTTCAGATTCTTCATATACGAAAACGTGATGAGATACACGGGGGAGAGACTGACACATCCTTCACCTTTTTATTACTACATTGTGATAGTTCTGATAACCACCATCTTTTATTTACCTAAATATCCCGATGTAATTAAGGGTTTTAAGAAAGAGCTTTTCCCTTATCTTGTGTGGTTTTTATCCGTTGTGCTTTTTTTCAGCTTTGCCAAAAACAAGCTACATCACTACATACTCTTCGCCTATCCACCTCTCAGCGTGATTCTTGCACGGAACATCTCAGAAAAGTACTTAAAAAAGGTTTTATTTTTTTCTGTAAGCGCCCTTTTCATACTGCTTGCCTTAACAAGCTTATACCAAAAAATGAGATTCACCCCAAAAGCTTACCCATTTATAAACTCTTACGGTAATAAGGTTTACTTTTACAAAAGTGAAGACTCATCTTTGGTCTTTTATTCGCAGAGGTGTATACCAACTTTAAAGGATCCCAGGAATCTATCTGGATCGCTACTCGTAACAAAGGAAAAGTACGCGGGAGCGTTACCTCAGTGCAAAATACTGCTAAGAGGTATTGAGTTTGATGGTTACTACGTCCTCTTAAACTGTCATTGA
- the corA gene encoding magnesium/cobalt transporter CorA, producing the protein MIFVYANINRGFAQLGLDQIGEIPKDKVVWLDVEKPTEDEINWLKSAVNFEIPPREVFGDIEISSKYKEEGDFVYMNLSFVIQQKEDILVEPVIFFIRGRYFVSLRYRDIPTLMIFQKRAITQDMSFQFPEAIFAQIVNIEVDRIGDRLEILGRRIRNLRKEVFAEQSEEIIRDISYYDELNITLRETINEKLRILSHFIKSPKVNAQTKRDIKIVLDDLYTLLDYTTLYMDRIDSIQSSLLGLISIRQNEAVKVFTVLATIFLPATLIASIFGMNFKHIPELEWKYGYPYSLFLMVSVTLALLYWVRRKGWL; encoded by the coding sequence ATGATTTTCGTGTACGCCAATATAAACAGGGGCTTTGCTCAACTGGGACTTGATCAAATAGGGGAGATACCTAAAGATAAAGTGGTGTGGTTAGATGTAGAAAAACCAACTGAGGATGAAATAAACTGGCTCAAGAGTGCGGTAAACTTTGAGATACCACCCAGGGAAGTATTTGGGGACATAGAGATCAGTAGCAAATATAAGGAGGAAGGTGATTTTGTGTACATGAATCTTTCTTTTGTCATACAGCAAAAAGAGGATATACTCGTAGAGCCTGTCATATTCTTCATAAGGGGAAGGTACTTTGTTAGTTTGAGATACAGGGATATACCCACTTTGATGATCTTTCAAAAAAGGGCAATAACTCAGGATATGTCCTTCCAGTTTCCCGAAGCCATATTTGCCCAGATAGTGAATATAGAGGTGGATCGAATAGGTGACAGGCTTGAGATCTTAGGCAGAAGGATAAGGAATCTCAGGAAAGAAGTTTTTGCGGAGCAGTCAGAAGAGATCATAAGGGATATATCTTATTATGATGAGCTTAACATAACGTTGAGGGAAACTATAAATGAAAAGCTCAGAATTCTGAGCCACTTTATAAAAAGCCCAAAGGTGAACGCTCAAACTAAGAGGGATATAAAGATAGTCCTCGATGATCTCTACACTTTACTTGACTACACCACGCTTTACATGGATAGAATTGACAGCATACAGAGTTCCCTTCTGGGTCTTATATCTATAAGGCAGAACGAAGCTGTAAAGGTATTCACTGTATTAGCAACTATATTCTTACCTGCTACACTCATCGCCAGTATATTCGGTATGAACTTCAAACACATACCTGAGCTTGAATGGAAATACGGATATCCTTATTCGCTCTTTCTTATGGTAAGCGTTACACTGGCATTGCTTTACTGGGTAAGGAGGAAAGGGTGGCTCTGA
- a CDS encoding ROK family protein, whose product MRKGVDIGGTFIKVLWEDGRKEKVYVKDLSRDRDSFLKTILRVVKDGDPESVGVAVAGFTSLDGTIYKSPNIPALDGINLRELITSEGIKCMVGNDVSFGAFGEWYYEHRQSESLLFVAIGTGLGAGLVIDGKPYMGACGSSLELGHHIIQADGELCSCGRLGCWEAYCSSYGFERIYKKISGENLRDYEIVQKAKSGDVIALKTVETFKKYLLVGLINAVHILNPDVLVLGGGLLDNMREFLEDTRKNLLLSVEKLPASCLSVVFSKCEEFCMARGALAMSFSL is encoded by the coding sequence ATGAGAAAGGGGGTTGATATCGGGGGTACCTTTATAAAGGTGCTTTGGGAGGACGGTAGGAAAGAAAAGGTTTACGTCAAGGACCTTTCAAGGGATAGGGACAGCTTTCTTAAAACTATACTTAGAGTTGTAAAAGATGGAGATCCGGAAAGCGTGGGGGTTGCTGTAGCAGGTTTTACAAGCCTTGATGGTACAATTTATAAGTCCCCAAACATACCTGCTCTTGACGGAATAAACTTAAGAGAACTCATAACTTCAGAAGGTATAAAGTGTATGGTAGGTAACGATGTAAGTTTTGGAGCTTTTGGGGAGTGGTACTACGAACACAGGCAAAGCGAAAGCTTGCTTTTTGTAGCTATTGGTACAGGGTTAGGGGCTGGACTCGTAATTGATGGTAAACCATATATGGGTGCCTGTGGAAGCAGTTTAGAGTTAGGACATCACATTATACAAGCTGATGGAGAACTTTGCAGTTGTGGAAGATTGGGTTGTTGGGAGGCTTATTGTTCCTCTTACGGCTTTGAGAGGATATACAAAAAAATTTCTGGAGAGAATCTTAGGGATTATGAGATAGTCCAGAAAGCTAAGAGTGGGGATGTTATAGCTTTAAAGACTGTGGAAACTTTTAAAAAGTATCTACTCGTAGGACTGATAAATGCTGTACATATACTAAATCCTGACGTACTTGTGCTTGGTGGAGGGCTTTTGGATAATATGAGGGAATTTTTAGAGGATACAAGGAAGAATTTACTTCTATCTGTAGAGAAGCTTCCTGCAAGTTGTCTATCTGTAGTTTTTTCTAAGTGTGAGGAATTTTGTATGGCAAGGGGTGCTCTTGCTATGAGCTTTTCTCTTTAA